The Rudaeicoccus suwonensis sequence GCGCGAGGTTCACCGTCCGCCTGCCGCAGCGCATGGACGGCGAACCTCGCGACTGACCGGGCAGCGAGCCGTGCGAATGACTTGCCGCCCGGTGTCTGTGTGTTACTTGGCGACGTCGATCCGCGTCGCGGTGTATGACGTCGTACCGGTGCCGATCACAACGACCTTCGCACCGTCGTGCACACCGCTGATCGTGCCGGCGCTCTTGGTGGCGCGCATCCGCACCTTCGTCGAACCGTTGACGGCGAAGGTCTCCTCCACGTTGTTGCGTGCCATCACCGTGATCGAGGTCGGTGACACAGCGGTGACCGTTCCGCGGATCTCGTCATGGGTGACCAGCGCACCGGTCTTCTTGTCCTTGGTGACCCAGCTGCCGTAGACGACGCCGCGGCCGAGGCGGACGTGGCGCTTCCCGTCGGCCTTGTGGGCGGTCGATGATGCGGTCGTACTCACGGCGGCTGCTGGCGGTGCTGCGTTCGCCTCCGTCGAGGAGACGGCCACGGCGCCACCCGCGAGGGCGGCTACTGCGGTGCCGGCGACGGCGTACTTCTTCCACATGTCGATGTGTCCTTGCTGTTGCAGTGATGCCGCCGAGGATTTCGGCGACACCACCGACGATGCGCTCCGGATGTCAGCGTCCCGGCAGGCGATTGTGAAGGTTGTGTAAGAACGAGCGCGCCGCAGGCGCGATACTGGCGGGTAGACCGGCGGAGCCCACCGCCATACAACCCCCGGAGGTCACCCGTGCGTATCGGAATGCCACTGAACTACTCGAGCGGGTTCGCCGAGACGGCAGCGGAGGTGACCGACCTCGAGAGCGCAGGTCTCGACATCATCTTCGTCCCCGAGGCGTATTCCTTCGACGCGGTCAGCCAGCTCGGCTATCTGGCCGCGCGCACGCAGCGGCTGATTTTGGCGTCAGGCATCCTGCAGATCTACAGCCGCACGCCCACCCTGACCGCGATGACCGCCGCCGGCCTCGACTACGTCTCCGGTGGGCGCTTCATGCTCGGCATCGGCGCATCGGGTCCGCAGGTGATCGAGGGATTCCACGGCGTGAAGTACGACGCCCCGCTGGGTCGCACCCGCGAGCTCATCGACATCTGCCGGCAGGTATGGCGCCGCGAACGTGTCGACTACCAGGGGAAGTACTACCGCATCCCGCTGCCGCCGGAGGAGGGCACCGGTCTCGGCAAACCGCTGAAGCTGATCAACCACCCCGTTCGCGAACGCATCCCGGTCATGATCGCCGCGCTCGGCCCCAAGAATGTCGCCATGACCGCAGAGGTCGCCGAGGCGTGGGAGCCGATCTTCTTCTATCCCGAGCGTGCGGGCGACGTCTGGGGCGAGTCGCTCGCGCAGGGCCGCGCCAAACGTGACCCGAGCCTCGGCGACCTCGATGTCTGTGTCGGTATGCCGATGGCGATCGGCGACGACGTCGACCATCTGCTGCAGGGTCATCGTGACCAACTCGCCCTGTATGTCGGCGGGATGGGTGCGCGCGGCAAGAACTTCTACAACACCCTTGCCCAGCGTTACGGCTTCGAGGAGGCGGCCCGAACCGTTCAGGATCTGTATCTGGGCGGCAAGAAGTCCGAGGCCGCCGCCGCGTTGCCGGATGAACTGGTGCGCATGACATCGTTGATCGGGCCCAAGAGCTGGGTCGCCGAGCGCGTCCAGGCGTATGCCGCAGCAGGGGTCACCACGCTCAGCGTCACGCCGATCGCGGCGGACACCGCGAGCCGGGTGCGGATGATCGAGGAGTTGCGGTCGCTGGTGTCGTGAGCTGCCCCTCGCTACGGCCGTTTGCACTCGCGGTCAGAGAGTGCCAATAATGGCGTTAGCACTCTCTGCTTGAGAGTGACAACTTCAGCAGTATGGCGAGGGTTCGCTGCAGGTCGCCTCCGAAAGGCGCTCCGCACGAGCCCGTCCGTCGCGGGCGCCATACCGCTGGCTTCGTCACACACACGTGAGGATTGGACCGCACATGGCCAAGACCATTGCATTCGACGAGGAAGCCCGTCGCGGTCTCGAGCGGGGTATGAACACCCTCGCCGACGCCGTCAAGGTGACCCTCGGCCCCAAGGGCCGCAACGTCGTCCTGGAGAAGAAGTGGGGCGCACCCACGATCACCAACGACGGTGTGAGCATCGCCAAGGAGATCGAGCTGGACGAGCCGTACGAGAAGATCGGCGCCGAGCTCGTCAAGGAAGTTGCCAAGAAGACCGACGACGTCGCCGGTGACGGCACCACCACTGCCACCGTCCTGGCGCAGGCCATGGTCAAGGAGGGCCTGCGCAACGTTGCTGCCGGCGCCAACCCGATGGCGCTGAAGCGCGGCATCGAGCAGGCTGTCGCCAAGGTGTCGGAGTCGCTGACGACCGCCTCCAAGGAGATCGACACCAAGGAGCAGATCGCTGCTGTTGCGGCCATCTCCGCCGGTGGCGACGCGACCGTCGGTGAGCTCATCGCCGAGGCGATGGACAAGGTCGGCAAGGAAGGCGTCATCACCGTCGAGGAGTCCAACACCTTCGGGCTCGAGCTCGAGCTCACCGAGGGCATGCGCTTCGACAAGGGCTACATCTCCGGTTACTTCGTGACCGACACCGAGAGCATGGAAGCCGTGCTCGACGACCCGTACATCCTGATCGTCAACTCCAAGATCTCGAGCGTGAAAGACCTCCTGCCGTTGCTGGAGAAGGTCATGCAGTCCGGCAAGCCGCTGGTCATCATCGCCGAGGACACCGAGGGCGAGGCTCTGTCGACGCTGGTCGTCAACAAGATCCGCGGCACCTTCAAGTCGGTCGCGGTCAAGGCCCCCGGCTTCGGTGACCGTCGCAAGGCCATGCTCGGTGACATCGCCATCCTCACCGGTGGTCAGGTCATCTCCGAGGAGGTCGGCCTCAAGCTCGACACCGCCGAGCTCGACCTGCTGGGCAAGGCCCGCAAGGTCGTCGTCACCAAGGACGAGACCACCATCGTCGAGGGTGCCGGCGACGCCGACCAGATCGCCGGTCGCGTCAAGCAGATCCGCGCCGAGATCGAGAACTCCGACTCCGACTACGACCGTGAGAAGCTGCAGGAGCGCCTGGCCAAGCTGGCCGGCGGTGTTGCCGTCATCAAGGTCGGCGCCGCCACCGAGGTCGAGCTCAAGGAGCGCAAGCACCGCATCGAGGACGCCGTCCGCGCCGCCAAGGCGTCGGTTGAAGAAGGCATCGTCGCCGGCGGTGGCGTTGCGCTGCTGCAGGCCGGCAAGGGTGCGGTCGACTCGCTGTCGCTGAGCGGCGACGAGGCCACCGGCGCCAACATCGTGGTCGTGGCCACCGAGGCTCCGCTGAAGCAGATCGCCGCCAACGCGGGCCTGGAGCCCGGTGTCGTTGCCGCCAAGGTGCGTTCGCTGCCGACCGGTGAGGGCCTCAACGCCGCCACCGGTGAGTATGTCGACATGCTCGCGGCAGGCATCCCGGACCCGACCAAGGTGACCCGTTCGGCGCTGCAGAACGCCGCGTCGATCGCAGCGCTCTTCCTCACCACCGAGGCCGTCATCGCCGACAAGCCGGAGAAGGCAGCCGCTGCGCCGGCCGACCCGACCGGTGGCATGGGCGACATGGGCTTCTGACGAAGCGCGTAGCGGAGGTTGGCGGCGAGCGACGTAGGAGCGTGGCGGCCGGCCGACGTGGAGTGCGAGGAGGACGCCCGATGGATATGGGCTTCTGACGAAGCGCGTAGCGGAGGTTGGCGGCGAGCGACGTAGGAGCGTGGCGGCCGGCCGACGTGGAGTGCGAGGAGGACGCCCGATGGATATGGGCTTCTGACGAAGCGCTCACCAGCACGAAGAAGCGGCCGCTTCCCCCGGATGGGGGAGGCGGCCGCTTCTGTATGCCGTCGGTGTTCGACGTGGGCGCGGCTGTCGCCGCCCCCACGTCGAACACCGAGCGGGGTGTTGCGTGGTCGGCCGATCAGTTGGGGATGAAGTCGGTGCCGGGCACGCGCCAGATGATGGTCTGGGCGGAGTTGGCGACCTGGATCACGGCTGCGCCGGTGTCGAAGCCGGTGTTGATGCTGCCGTAACCGTTTCTGCTGCTCCAAACGGCCTTGCCCGCCGGCGAGATGACCATCAGCTGGCCACTGGTGGTCAGGGCTGCGTGCGAACCGGGCACCTTGGTGTTGGTCTGCCACACCGTCTTGCCGTTGATGCTGTAGGCGAGGTTGCCGTTGGTGTACATCGACAACGAGGAGTTGTAGCTGCCCTGGCCGTTGTAGCTGATCTGGTTGTAGTGCAGATACTGGCCGGACGGCAGCACGCTGTTCGCCTGGATCCCGTCCGCGCGGCTGCCCGATTGCCACACCACAGCACCGGCGGCGGTGGTCATCACCAGGTTGCCGGAGTTGTTGATGGTGAGAGTTTTGCCGCCCTTGCCTGCGGTGTTGCTGTTCCAGATCAGGCCGCCGGCCCCGGTTCGGATAGCCAGGTCGCCGTTGCAGTAGAACGAGATCGAGGTGTTGTCGTCCTTGCTGACGTTGTTGTCAAAGGCAGACCATGTCCCGAAGGCTTCGTTGCTGTAGGCGCCGGCCGATGGGAACTGCACGAGTTGCAGAATGACTCCGGCGCCATGGTCGGCGACGAAGTCGTATCGGCCGTTCGCGCTGGAGATCCAGTACGTCGGGTTGTCGGCGTGGATGTTGTTGCACGCGGTCAGAGTCGAGGGCACCGTTGACGAGTCGAGCTCCTTCGCAGCACCGATCCGCTGCGACAGGGCGGTCGCGCGGGCCGGTGTGAAGTGGGAGACGCCGGTCGAGGCCGATGCCGATGCCGCTGCGGTGACGCAGCCGGTCGAGACGAGGGCTGCGGCAACAGTGGTGGTGGACAAGACGGTCTTCAACGTGGGCCGTCGAGTGGTGGTGCGCATAGTGCGTCCTTCGGTCAGAAAAAGAGGATGACCGATGCGGTCCCCCCGGAGAAAGTGGCCACGGTCGAGCAGTGCTGACTGGAGTTCCCCTGTGTGGCCGGGATCACGATAGACGTAGTTTCCTTGGGATTACCTGGGAGAACAGGTGCGCCGACCTCCCTTGGCCGGAGAGTTCGGAGCGGCCGCTTCTGCCCGGTGGAGGCGGAACGGCCGCATCGATCATGGGGCCTCAGCGCAGGTATGCCGCGCGGCATACCTGCGCTGAGGCCGTCGTTGTCGAGCCAGGCTGTCGTCGAGCCAGGTCGGTGTCAGCCGACCTCTCCCAGGTTGGTGCCAGGTACCTGCCAGATCGGAGTGCCGTCGTCATCAGCCACGAAGATCGTGCCGGAGCTGGTGTCGAACGCGGTGTTGAGGCTGCCGCCGCCGTTCTTGCTGGACCACTGCAGCTTGCCCGCAGGTGAGATCACCATCAACTGGCCACGCGTGGTCAGTGCGGCGTGGGAGCCGGGGACCTTCGTCTTGCTGTGCCACACGACCTTGCCGTTGACGCTGAAGGCGAGGTCTCCGTTGGTGTACATCGACAGTCGGGTCTGCTGGGTTCCTTCGCCGACCCCGTAGGCCCAGAACTGCAGGAACTGGTTGCTTGGCAGGATGTGGTTTGCGGTGAGTGCCTCGGCGCGCGAGCCGGACTGCCACACCACTGCGCCGGCCGCATTGGTCATGACGATGTTGCCGGAGTTGCTGATCGTGACCTTCTTGCCGCCCTTGCCGGCGGTGTTGCTGTGCCAGATCAACGCACCCGACTGCGCCCGCACCGCCAGATCACCGTTGCAATACAGAGCGAGCATCGTGTCGTCCTCCCAACTCGTCGACCCGTTGAACACGACCCAGGTGGGCAGGGCCAGGTCGCCGTAGTCGGCCGCGTTGGGCAGCCGCAGATCCTGCAGCACCATCGCAGCACCGGGAGTCACCACGAACGCGTAACTCTCGTTGGTGCTGACCAGCAACGGGATCTGTGCCGACGACTTGATGTTGTTGCAGGCGGTGAGTGATGCGGGCGCCTGCGGGATCCCGCCGTCGAATGCCTTTGCCGCGGCAGACAGTCGATGGTGCTCGGCGGCGGAGCGCACGTATGACGATGCCCCGGTGGTCCCGGTCTCGGCGGATGCCGTCGGGGACGCCAGTGCGGCAACGGACAGGGCGGTTGCCACTGCTGTGGCGGACATGAGGGCTTTGAGTTTCAGCGATCGACGGCTGATGCGCATGGTGCGTCCTTCAGGGTTGGGGAAAGGAGGATGACCGATGCGGTTCCCCCGTGTATGACCACCGGTTGATCGCCTTCTCCTCGGAATCCCCATGTGGTCGGGGTCACGATAACCCGCCACCCCTCCTGGGCGCCGCCCATACGTACGTGGTCGCACGACGGGGGCAGATCCGGCCGCGTGACGCGAGGGCGGTGAGGGCAGGAAGAAGCGGCCGCCTCTGCCGTCGAGGAAGAAGCGACCGCGTCGTGCTGTGCCGTGCGCGACGAGCCTTGCGGCATACGTGCGCGTGCGTTTTTTGCCGGTACTACAGGCGAGTGCCGGGCACCCGCCAGATGATGGTGCTGTTCTCGTTCGCCACGACGATCGTGCCGGTGCCCGTGTCGAAGTAGGTGTTGGCACTGCCGTAGCCGTTGTTGCTCGACCACAGCACCGCGCCGGTGGGAGACACGACTGTCAACTGGCCCTTGGCGTTCACCGCCGCGTGCGAGCCGGCGACCTTGGTGTTGCTGTGCCACAGGACCTTGCCGTTGAGGCTGAAGGCAAGATCACCGTTGGTGTACATCGACAGGGCGACCTTCTGAGTCCCCTTCCCGACGGCCTGCTGCCAGTACTGCAAGTACTGGTTGCTCGGCAGGACGGTGTTCGCGACCAATGCCTCCGCGCGAGAGCCGGTCTGCCACACCACGCCGCCGGCGGCATTGGTCATGACCAGGTTGCCGGAGTTGTTGATCGTGATGGTTTTGCCGCCCTTTCCGGCGGTGTTGCTCTGCCAGATCAGGGCTCCGGACTGGGCGCGCACGGCCAGGTCGCCGTTGCAGTAGAACGCGATCATGGTGTTGTCGCTGGCGCTCGCGGTGGGTGAGTAGACAGCCCACGTCGGTACCGGGATGTCGCTGTAGTCACCTGCCGAGGGGAAGTGCAGATGTTGCAGCACAGCTGCGGCACCTGGTAGCGCGAAGAACCCCCAGTTGTTGTTGGTGCTCAACAGATACGGGGTCTGGGCCGCGGCTTGAATGTGATTGCATGCGGTGAGCGTTGACGGCGTGCTGGGCGAGGCGGCAGCCAGCTTCTTCGACGCTGTGGTCACGCGTTGCTGGACGAACGTCGACCGCGTCGACGTCGATCCGCCGGAAGAGTTGGTAGCGGCGAGCGCTATCGGCGACGTGATCGCGGCGGTCGACAAAGCTGCGGCGGCCACGGCGGCGCCGATGAGGGTCTTGAGCTTCAGCCGTTGGGTGACAGTGCGCATGTGCGTGCGTCCTTTGGTCGGCAAGAGACGAGATGAAATGTGAGCTGAGTCCACCTGGGCACCACAGCGAGATCGGTAGGACGGATCTCAGTGTGGTCGGAATCACGATAGTCGGACGTGGCTCCGTCTGGTCGGTCGACCAGGCGCGGAAAGTCGCGAATGCAGCTGATCGTCGAAGATTCGGGTCCGAAAACTTCGAAGCGAAAGCCGAAGCGTGATACGAGTTAGCCAGAATGGCCGTTCGCATGGACAATGATCCGCTGTGAGTAACGAGGCCACGACGGGTCACAAGCGCGCCGGAATGATGACCCTGGCGGTCGGAGCACTGGGTGTGGTCTTCGGCGACATCGGTACCAGCCCGCTGTATGCCCTGCAGACGGTGTTCTCCATCGACCACAACCATGTGCACGCATCCCCGAGCGACGTCTACGGTGTCATTTCACTGGTGTTCTGGTCGATCACGGTCGTGGTGTCGGTGAAGTACGTGCTGTTCATCCTGCGCGCCGACAATGACGGCGAGGGCGGCGTCATGGCCCTTGCGCACCTGACCCGCCAGGTGGTCCGGCCCGGCGGTCGTCGCTTCGTCGTGGTGATGATCCTCGGGGTGCTGGGCGCGTCGCTCTTCTACGGCGACAGCGTGATCACGCCCGCGATCTCGGTCATGTCGGCAATCGAGGGACTCGAGGTGCCGGCGCCGAGCCTGTCGCACTGGGTCGTGCCGCTCGGTGCGATCATCATCGCCGGGCTCTTCCTCGTGCAGAGATTCGGAACAGCCTTGGTCGGCAAGTTCTTCGGGCCGGTGATGATCGTCTGGTTCCTCGTCATCGGCCTGCTCGGCGTTGCCAAGATCGTCCCGCACCCGGCAATCCTCAAGAGCCTGTTGCCTACGTATGCCGTGCAGTTCGTGGT is a genomic window containing:
- a CDS encoding LLM class F420-dependent oxidoreductase, which codes for MRIGMPLNYSSGFAETAAEVTDLESAGLDIIFVPEAYSFDAVSQLGYLAARTQRLILASGILQIYSRTPTLTAMTAAGLDYVSGGRFMLGIGASGPQVIEGFHGVKYDAPLGRTRELIDICRQVWRRERVDYQGKYYRIPLPPEEGTGLGKPLKLINHPVRERIPVMIAALGPKNVAMTAEVAEAWEPIFFYPERAGDVWGESLAQGRAKRDPSLGDLDVCVGMPMAIGDDVDHLLQGHRDQLALYVGGMGARGKNFYNTLAQRYGFEEAARTVQDLYLGGKKSEAAAALPDELVRMTSLIGPKSWVAERVQAYAAAGVTTLSVTPIAADTASRVRMIEELRSLVS
- the groL gene encoding chaperonin GroEL (60 kDa chaperone family; promotes refolding of misfolded polypeptides especially under stressful conditions; forms two stacked rings of heptamers to form a barrel-shaped 14mer; ends can be capped by GroES; misfolded proteins enter the barrel where they are refolded when GroES binds), coding for MAKTIAFDEEARRGLERGMNTLADAVKVTLGPKGRNVVLEKKWGAPTITNDGVSIAKEIELDEPYEKIGAELVKEVAKKTDDVAGDGTTTATVLAQAMVKEGLRNVAAGANPMALKRGIEQAVAKVSESLTTASKEIDTKEQIAAVAAISAGGDATVGELIAEAMDKVGKEGVITVEESNTFGLELELTEGMRFDKGYISGYFVTDTESMEAVLDDPYILIVNSKISSVKDLLPLLEKVMQSGKPLVIIAEDTEGEALSTLVVNKIRGTFKSVAVKAPGFGDRRKAMLGDIAILTGGQVISEEVGLKLDTAELDLLGKARKVVVTKDETTIVEGAGDADQIAGRVKQIRAEIENSDSDYDREKLQERLAKLAGGVAVIKVGAATEVELKERKHRIEDAVRAAKASVEEGIVAGGGVALLQAGKGAVDSLSLSGDEATGANIVVVATEAPLKQIAANAGLEPGVVAAKVRSLPTGEGLNAATGEYVDMLAAGIPDPTKVTRSALQNAASIAALFLTTEAVIADKPEKAAAAPADPTGGMGDMGF